The genomic stretch CTAATTCAGCTGGAAAAGTAAGTGTTTGGGTGGAATAGGAGTATGATAAAGTGCTGCAGATGGGTGGGTAATGTCAATACTGCCACAAGGACAGCTTGATGTTGAGCCTCAATGCAGTGACGTGTTTCTACACTATGGGCCGTAcccttgttttttctttttcttatgatGATGTTTAAAGAATGGTTTAAGCAAGAACTAGGTGGTCGGTATTTTTTTTATGGGGAGTACATTGGCTTATGTTCATGCAGGTCAACTGGAGGAGCTGTTATAAGCAGACACTGATTTTAGCATATCAGAGTTTCGGCATAGTATATGGTGACTTGAGCACGTCTCCTCTCTATGTCTACCAAAGTACGTTTTCTGGGAGGTTGCGTCATTACCAAACTGAAGATGCAATATTTGGTGTATTTTCCTTGATATTTTGGACTTTCACATTGATCCCATTATTCAAGTATGTCTTCATCGTTTTAAGTGCAGATGATAATGGTGAAGGTGAGTGTCATGCGACTTTCTTATCATGCATCCTTtagttccttttcttttctttcttttttctttttttctttttcaggtcTGCAATGATGTCCTTGTGATTGTATACAGGGGGAGCATTTGCTTTATATTCTGTCCTTTGTAGACATGCGAAATTCAGCTTGCTTCCTAATCAGCAAGCAGCTGATGAAGAGCTATCTACATATTATAGACATGGACACCCGAATCGGAATGTAGGTCCCTCTCCTTTGAAAAGGTTTCTTGAGAAACATAAAAGGCTGAGAACTGCTTTACTTCTTGTAGTTCTGTTTGGTGCTTCCATGGTAATAGGTGATGGTGTTCTCACACCAGCAATTTCTGGTAAGAAATCATCCCTGTTTCTTCATTTTGGTTCTCAAAACCAAGTGATTTTCAACTTAGCTTGATCTTTGCTTCTTCGTTTTTTTGTAAACAGCATGTTGTGCCAGTCATCATTTCCATATAACTTATCTTTTGGTTCTTTACAGTTCTGTCATCCATTTCGGGGCTGCAACTTCAAGCCAAGAACCTAGATGATGGTAACTATTTTTTTCCTCAGAAATTCTTACTTATAGTactgatgcaaaaaaaaaaaaaaaaaagaaaaagaaaaggaagagaagaaaagaattcTATATTCACTTGTGCTGTGTGTTGTTTCTTTCTTAGATATTGCTAGCCTGATTTGGAAGGTCTATACAGAACCTCTTTTGAAAGCTTGAAAATGTATAGTGAAAAGTATTAACTTTCAACCACCTGGATCTATCAACTTCTTACCAAATCCAATAGCAAAACATGGCATTCTGAACTAGGAAACTGAAATCCGTACTCCTATCTTTACAAGGCCTTGGATCTTTGAACCTTAAACCCCAAATCATGGTCGAACTTTAAATGCTCAATTTACACATTtcaaaaaacagaaagaaagaaagaaagaaagaaaaagaaaacaaaaaggtAATTCTCAATGTACATACTTTCTGAATACTAGAGGCTGGATGATGGCCCAGCTTTTTACATTGGTAGCTAAGGCATGACAATTTTAGCCTTTGGATTAGGTCTCTAGGCATTCCTCGTGGGCCCTCAACCAATGTGAACAAGATGTGCTGCTGTCAAATGATGGCTGGTAAAAGAACAGGATCTTCCCTATCTTATCTTGTGACATGGGTTGGAAAGAGCAGGGAAGCAGAACCCTGCTTAAGGTGGATTCTGCCTTTCACACCGCTTGAAACACCTAGTGTTTAGGTATCCTGTCAACCATGATGTGGTGATTCAACATTACACACCTTACACCACTTAATTCTAGATTAATTGAAAATGCCATCCATCttttgaaataaaataataaatatggtACACGATTCACATTTTTTATTGGAGTGTGCCAGCGTTAAGAATCCAAATGCTCACATGTAAAACAACAAACCGTGAAATATATTTCAGCCatctttttaattataaataCTTTGTTTATGCAACTTGACTGGTCCAGATGATGAGCCCTTGTCCAACATTTTAGAAGATTCTGTGGTTATAAGGTTGAAGTAGCTCATTTTGCTTTATGTAATTTTACTGAGCAATGCTAAGTGCATTTGACCAAGCGTACTTTTCTGCAACTCTCCTTCCACATCTGGCAACATGTAACATGTGCAATACCTAGGCCGCGCTCACACTGCCCCACTGTGTGGATGCCTTGTCTGAAAGTGGACCATTCTGATCACCAGGTGTACTATATGCGTACAAAAGATTTGAACAGTTATGAAAAATTGGTTACGTTCAATGTAAACATTTGACCCACCTTATATGGTCAGATGAGCCTGATTTTGGAGACAAGGCATCAACACATTGTGCTAGTCTAAGGATTTTTAAATCCTGTTTCTTCATAGCATCATTGTTGAAGAGGATTCCAAGAATGTCAAAGTATGGGCATTGAATGAGAACTACAAATTGTGGGAATCTTGCTTTTGTGTTTAAAGATATTCGCAATATCTCTTCAGATTAAATGTTTTATTTAATCATGCATCTTGGAGAACATAAAAGATCCTGCTAAGGAGGGGGTTGCGTTGAAAATTGATacttgtgttgtggttttttggCTCATTGGTTGAACTTGTatgctgtttttattttttaaaccaagTTATTGTTATCCATTTAAACTGTGGGATCTGTATAATGAGTGGCTTGGTTCTCACACATGTACACCATGTTGCCCTATTTGAGGGGTAAGTGCCATGGAAGTGCACTCACTCCAGTGTGGCTGAGCATGCGTATATACTACTCCTAAATAATGGCTGCCCTCGAGCTAACTGTTACATATCCGCGTTTTCTATCTTTTATGAAGATGGAAACTCCGCCTGTTGGTGATGCATGAGTCAGTCCCTGGCCTAGATAAGGGAGGAGTAATGATGTCAAATGGGCAGCTGGTTCTCAGACTTCCAACAAGCAACCATGAGAATTCCTTTTTTGAATCTTGATGATTCACGAAACAGGACCCAGGACTCCTAAAGCCAACCCCAAAGAGCTGGGAAAATGCTATGATGAAGACAGCAGCTTTGATGATGATCAAGTAGTCAATAATGTCCGTAGCTATTTCCTGATAATGGAAAACTTCTTTATTTGTGCTTGAGATGTTAATAATCTTGAAGGTCCATTGTTGATTTGACTGATACACAGGCATGGTGGTAATTATTGCCTGCGTTGTACTGGTTGGCCTATTCGCTTTGCAGCACTATGGTACTCACAAGGTGGCCTTCTTGTTTGCACCCATTGTAATCATCTGGCTCATCAGTATTGCAGTCATCGGCATGTATAATATCATTCATTGGAACCCTAGAGTATTCCGTGCCCTCTCTCCACATTACATTTTCAAGTTCTTTAAAGAGACGGGAAAAGATGGATGGATTTCTCTCGGTGGCATAATTCTCTGTATTACAGGTGAATGGAAGTTTGAGCCTTTATCAAACCATTTCTTAGAGGCTAGAATGCAGTTTGTTGCTTGTGAATAGGTCTCATGTAGGCTTCTATAATTTGCAGGTACTGAAGCTATGTTTGCAGATCTTGGCCACTTCACTACTACATCCATAAGGGTATGTGAAGCTGATCTTTATGATATTGGAGGGTTATGGCTTCATTTATATCTATGGGGCGCACTCCAATGGTACAGGTTCCACCATAAGCTTCTGGTGGTACTGGGCAAATGTGGTGGTCTACGTGATGTATTCACATGATCCAACTTGTCTATCGGATGCGTCACCTCAGAAACCCCTTAGGACCCAAAACTCATCCCGATCCAAAAATTAAGATGGTCACAGTAAAGGAATGAGCTGGTAGGGAATGCCTGCCCTTGAATTTCAAAGGGGCCCACCAAAGTCATAAAAACGGCCTAAATTTTGGCCTGACCCTTCATCTGGACTAGATGAAGGGTCTGATCAGCCTTGATTATATATACAAAACATGGTGGCCCCCCTCCACtaatcaatggtgggcattccctcTCAATATGTTCTCTGTGCTGTGACcaatctgagttttggatcaggctgatttttgtgctCTGGGGGTTTTCTGAGGTGACACATCTTATGGACAGTTGGATTCTGTGAACACGTCACTGGGCCTCACATTTGCCCAGTACCAGTCATACCACTTGAGCATGCCTCTGTATTTATATATGCATGGTTGAATTCAGTGGTGTTTTTCGGCCTAAAGCCACGTCCAGACATGCTTCTTGGTTGTCAAAAGTTTACTACAGTCCTAAAACTTTTCCATTGATGTTATGCTTTATCTGAACAGTTTCATGCCATCCCATTGATTTTGTATACGTCTACACTACAATGCATGTtcaccaccatttcttaaatAAAGGTGACCATCCACTGTTGGTGTGGCAACGTGCATgccaatccacactgtccaaataGCATGCTCCGTTTTGGATGGAGTTATCTGCAGAAATTCATGCTGATTTGACTATCCTGTCTGGTATTGGGCATTAATGTGGACTGCCAACACTTTCCTTTTAACCGTCCACGAGATGACCACCAATATGATAGGATCAAACGATCAGTGAAATTTCATGACGTGCTCCTTCCACAATTTAGCCATGGTTTAcacatatgctccatccacagtttaCCCATGATTTAGACTTATGCTCCCTCCACAGTGTGGCTCATGGATTAGTCCAAAATAATGTTCAAGTATGACATTTGCTAGTAACTTGTAAGACACTCTAGGCTAACCCTGTTTAGATGATTGGTAGCACTGTCGAGAGCAAATATACCCCATgagtttttcttgattttgatcatCATAGCATAGCATTGGCCTATGGTTTAGTTCCATGTCTTGTATCCGTTGTTAAAGTCTGTCCATATTTTTATCTGCTCAAATGTCTCTGTCAGCATACAAGTTGAAACCTAATATTTTCTGGCTGTATGCAGGTTGCATTTGTTTGTGTCATTTACCCATGTTTGGTGCTACAATACATGGGGCAGGCTGCATTTCTTTCTAAGAATTTCTCAAACATCCCCATGTGCTTCTATGGGTCCATTCCAAGTAAGattaagagaaaaagaaaatgcattgttgcattttttttcttattttatttattactattgtcattgttgttgttgttttttttttttttgtatgagaGAAATTATAGGTTCTGGTCATCAGCAAACGTACATACAGTTTGCTGACACACAGGATTTTCCATGGGTGGGGCTCATGGTTCGGTGGTTGATCTGATGGGGCAGATGTGCCCTGGAAGTTTATCAGATTGGATGATCCCAGGCCCTCCATTTGTCCGCAACAAGAAGATGGTTAAGCATGACggcagtccacattcaatggaaataATGGTCAAATGTTGAAAGCTTAAGGTTTTGATATTGGAGGTTTCTGAGGTAATCCATATCCACGTTGCAGCCATTGGCTCAACGGTTTGGTTCACCGAACCACAGGACCAACATGTATGGAATCCAGTGTGTCTGCAAACTGCATATTTGCTGATGAGCTGTTTCCTTTAGTTCCTTTTTCATGCATGCCTACTCACATTCTCGTTATCTTGCAGATATTGTGTTTTGGCCAGTTTTTGTGGTGGCCACTCTTGCTGCCATTGTTGCCAGTCAGGCTGTCATCTCAGCAACATTTTCAATCATCAAGCAATGCCATGCATTGGGTTGCTTTCCACGTGTCAAGGTTGTCCACACATCGAAATGGCTCTATGGTCGGATCTACATCCCTGAAATCAATTGGATTCTCATGGTTCTCTGTCTGGCTGTCACAATTGGTTTCCGAAACACAACCTTCTTAGGAAATGCATATGGTAAGTGGTCCTCATTCTTTTATTCCATGGGCATGATAGACGTAGTCCTTGTTCCTATCTTGCTTGCGATCTTTGATGTTCAAAGTTGTTTTGCTATTTTTCATATTCACAGGACTGTGCGTTTGCGCGCGCGTGCGCATGTGGGCGTGTGGCAGTGCATTTATTCTTCTATATCATCATCTTTGTAGCATTGTCCTAACTGCATTGGGCCCAGCTTCACAAATCTTGTTTCGCCAAATTATTTCCAAGTCCATATCATGGGTAAGGAAATTAACCTCCATATCCCTTCTCACCACTTTGATCCAAGTTCTTTTGGCCTTCCTCTCATCCTCTTTACAGGCCCTTCTACCCTCATCAATGCTCCTTGCGTATTAGAGCTACCTCCACTCTTCATTGCATGCAATTGAACCATCTCAATCAACTTTCATGAACTCCGTTTGTAATTCTATCCTCCATATTTTTTatgcaacttggcccatctcctccaaatctcaaaatcaaagcttccaatccatgatttttcatgcaaaacatgaaaaatcatggatttgtaacaatttgacaccgattttttttttgaaagattactGAAATTTCATTCAAAAAAGGGGAAAGAGAAAACAAAGGGGGAaaggggagaagaagaagaaaggaaaaaaggaaacaacagcaaaagaaagaaagaaaaacggtCCGCTGAGAAGGCGGACCTTACAACGACgatagaaagaaaaaatcagaTTCCTTGAATCTGTCGTCAGCTTCTGCCCACTGAACGAGCAAACGTTTGGCATTTGATCTAACCTTGTCCACCGGGTTTGAGATGCTGTCGAAGCATCTGTTGTTTCTCTCTGTCCACACGGCCCACCAAATAGCCAAAATCGACATTCTCCACAACCGCCGCAACACCTTGCCCAAACTGACACCACGCGTAAAGAAGAGCATCAACTGAACCCCAGATTGCACCAACTTATCCTAAAGCATTGCTGAAAATCAGACCAAATAGAAGTAATGAACAGACAGTGGAGAAGGAAATGGTCGATCGTTTCCTCTTCCTTCATACAGTACAAGCATCTGTTGACTATAGGCATCCCCCTTTTTTTCAAATTGTCGATCGTCAAGATTTTTTTCTGCCCCACCAACCAGCCGAAAACCAGAATTTTTGGGGGAGCCCCACATTTCCAGACGAGGGAAGATGGGGGAGGGATCATAGTAGTAGCCGAGGACAGGTGCCTATATAACGACTTCACGGAGAAAATCCCAGATTTATCCCACCTCCACATGATGTGATCAACAGCTAAACGGTCCCGATTGGCACTTTTAAGTTTTTGAAGAAGCTGGACATATTCGGAGGCCTCCAAGTCTTGAAGATGTCTTCTGCAATCCACGTTCCAGACCGTCTCTCCACCAGAAACTGTAATGCAACTGTTGATCATGATATCTTTGGTAGGAGCTAGCTGGAATATCTGAGGGAAGTCGTCTTTCAGAGGGACATCTCCCAGCCAGATGTCTTCCCAAAATCAGACACGATCACCCTTCCCTGGGATAAAACCAATCCCCTTAAGCACCTGCTGTTGCATAGACAGGATTCCCCACCAAATAGCTGAAGCCTTGTAGGTAGAAGAGGGCTCTGATCACCAGCCCCCTATGGATGTACCATATTTAAATTTGATTATCCGATTCCATAGGTTATCATTTTCAGTTCCAAGCCTCCATATCCACTTCCCCAAGAGAGCGCCATTCATCACCTTGAGATCCCTTATACCTACACCCCCTTCATTAAAGCTGCAGCACACctgcttccacttgacaagatggAATTTCCTTCTGTCAGTTTTTCCATTCCAAAAGAACTCCCGCCGCAGCTTATCAATCATCTTCATAATGCTAGCCGGGCATCTGAAAAGGGACATGAGATGCACAGGAAGATTGGACAGGACCGCCTTTATGAGAGTAAGCTGACCGCCTCTCGAGAGAAATTGACACTTCCATTTGGCGAGATAGGATTCGACGCGATTAATCACCTTATCCCACGCAGATTTTGGGGGCGCCCCAAAACATAGAGGGAGCCcaacaaaagaggagaggaaCGTGGCTGCTGCATAGCCCATCATTCGAGCGTACTCTGAGACTTCCTGGAACTCCATATTGATGCCGAATAATTTTGACTTGGCCAGATTCACTTTCAGACCTGACACCACCTCAAAATAATGAATCGCGGAATTCAGGTTGTCCACCAACGCTGGATCTGCCTTGCAGAAGATGAGAGTGTCATCCGCATATTGAATGTGGGAGATTGAGTTAGGCATGCCTTTAACGCTGACTCCACTGAAGAGACCTTCTACTTCTCTTCACAACATTTTGGAAAGGGCTTCACCGATTATGAGAAACAAAGATGGGGATAAAGGATCCCTCTGTCGCAGACCACGAGAGCTTTTGAAGAACCCTTTGGGGGATCCGTTAAGAAGAATGGAAAAGGAGGTTGAGCTGATGCATTCTCTCATCCACTGTCGCCATTTTGAGCCGAAACCCATCCTCCTCAGCATGTACTGCAGGAAATCCCAGTCGACATGGTCGTATGCCTTCTCAATATCCAACTTGCAAGTTAGAGCTTTGAGGCCGGACTTGAGGGCGGAGTCCAAAACTTCATTAGCAATGCAGGCACAATCCACAATCTGCCTTCCTGGGACGAACGTGCTCTGATTACCCGAGATGATTTTTCCTATGACCGTGTTCAAATGTGCAGCCAACACtttaactaattttttttttttaaaaggcgaattatattaaaaagaaaagaaaaggatacaATTAAGGCTGCTGAGGTGGCAGAAAgctagagagagaaagaaacaaagagcctaaaaacatgaaatcaaaaTCCTTAAGATAGGAAACATTAGCAGCCCATTCAATGAGAAATTTTTTCGTCGTACAGCCCACTGATTGAGGCAAAGATTGAGTGTTGTTGAAACATTTGTCGTTCCTCTCCTTCCAGACTGTCCACCAAATTGCGACGATTGTCGTTCTACAATCCTGGTTCTGTTTTTACCCAATTTGACCCCATGCCAGTAAGCCAACATCTGAAAAGCGGAGGCCGGCACACACCCGCTGATGTGAATCTGTTGAAAAAATCCGCCCAAATGAGGGAGATGAACGGACAGTGGACTAGCAGATGGTCAACAG from Magnolia sinica isolate HGM2019 chromosome 17, MsV1, whole genome shotgun sequence encodes the following:
- the LOC131231984 gene encoding potassium transporter 7-like, which produces MDREREGVSETRSNEEQVNWRSCYKQTLILAYQSFGIVYGDLSTSPLYVYQSTFSGRLRHYQTEDAIFGVFSLIFWTFTLIPLFKYVFIVLSADDNGEGGAFALYSVLCRHAKFSLLPNQQAADEELSTYYRHGHPNRNVGPSPLKRFLEKHKRLRTALLLVVLFGASMVIGDGVLTPAISVLSSISGLQLQAKNLDDGMVVIIACVVLVGLFALQHYGTHKVAFLFAPIVIIWLISIAVIGMYNIIHWNPRVFRALSPHYIFKFFKETGKDGWISLGGIILCITGTEAMFADLGHFTTTSIRVAFVCVIYPCLVLQYMGQAAFLSKNFSNIPMCFYGSIPNIVFWPVFVVATLAAIVASQAVISATFSIIKQCHALGCFPRVKVVHTSKWLYGRIYIPEINWILMVLCLAVTIGFRNTTFLGNAYGIACMMVMFVTTWLMALVIIFVWQKNILFAVVFLVFFGSIEALYLSSSIMKVPQGGWVPLVLSMVFMVVMYVWHYGTRQKYLFDLQNKVSMKWILTLGPSLGIVRVPGIGLIYTELVTGVPAIFSHFVTNLPAFHQVLVFVCVKSVPVPYVSADERYLIGRIGPKAYRMYRCIVRYGYKDVRKDNDNFENHLVMSIAEFIQMEAEEANAGSAESPIDGRMAVVQTSERFGTRLVMSESYDDGNSEDTSVRSSKSVTLQTLQSLYELESPQVSQRRRVRFALPETVYLDPQVREELMELIEAKHAGVAYVMGHSYIKARRSSSFIKKFVVNVAYSFLRKNCRGPSVALNIPHISLIEVGMIYHV